The DNA region ATAGCAAACCATTCTCTGCCAATAGCTCTGTACCGAAGGTGGCGCTGAGATTAGTGAAAATCGAATAGGCAGAAATCCAACTGAAATACCGCACAAGCATATTGCCCTTCAGCGAGAGAGTTTGGGATAAATCTGTTCCCTTCAACATTCGCGACCAAGCGTCTCGGAGAAATTGCCATTTCGCTGTGAAGGCGATCGCCACCAAACCGATAAACAACGCTAAATATTGACTGATGGCTGTGGCTAGACCTGCTCCGGTACTTTCCCAACCCCATTGCAAAATCATCAGGTAATCGAACAAAATATTGCTGCCATTGCCAATAAAAGAAATGAGCAACACAATCCAATTCATCTCGCGGCCGAGGAACCAGCCAATCACCACAAAATTGAGGAGGACAGCAGGCGCGCCCCAAATGCGGGCATTAAAGTAATCGAGTCCCGCCATCTCCATCTCCGAGGAGCCAGACAACAACGTAAATCCAAATTTATGGATCGGATATTGAAACAGCAACATCACGGCGGCGATCGCCAACGCCAGTAGACTACATCGCAACACGACTACTAAGATGTCTGTCTGGTCATTTTTGCCGACCGCATTGGCCGTCAAACTATTGGTGCTGTTTCGCAGAAATTTGAGAATACGGTAGAGATAGTCAAATAAAATGCCACCCAGAATCACCCCAGCCAGGTAATTAATATTTTCGAGGTGCCCTAGAAATGCCGAATCCACCAGACTCGCTAGGGGAATCATCATGTTCGAGAGGATGCCGACAAAGGCCAATCGGTAGAAGCGCGGTAGAAAACTACGGTCTGGGGCTGGGATCAAAAACGCCATAAATGGTTTGAAGAAAAACCTAGGTGAGGAAAACGTTAAGGATAGCTTAACAATTCTAAATTATCATTTGTCCTGTACTAGTAATGTTCTTATTGCGCAGATTAGAGTCATTATGAGTTCATCAAGTTGTCTTGTCTAAAAGCTCAAGTAGTTGCGCTTCGCTGAGTTCTTGTATGCTTAATTTTTTCGCTTTTTCTAGTTTGGAACCCGCATTTTCGCCAGCGAGAAGATAATCTGTTTTTTTGCTCACAGAATTTGTTACTTTCCCGCCAGCCGCTTTGATTTTCTCTGCCGCTTCCGACCGTTTTAGGGTTGGCAATGTCCCGGTAATCACAAAGGTTTTACCCGTAATATTGCTATTGGTTTGAGTGGGAGCAGCTTGATTTTGCTCGAAAGTTAAGCCTGCATTTTTGAGCGTTTCGATAAGTTGTTGATTGGCTTCAACTCGGAACCAATCCACCACAGACTGCGCAATCTCTTCGCCAATGCCATAAACGCCCTGCAATTTTGCAAAATTAGCCGTTTGGAGTTGTTCTAAAGTCGGAAAATTCTGCGTCAAAATCTCAGCATTCACTTTCCCCACAAATCGAATCCCCAACCCATAAATCACCCGTGCATAATCTTGGGATTTCGATTCGGCGATCGCCCCCACTAGTTTTTCAGCAGACCGTTGACCCATACGCGGCAATTCCATAATTTGCTTGATGGTGAGGCTATAGATATCGGCGATCGATTTTATGAGGCCATGCTCCAGCAAAAGAATGACATTTTTTTCGCCCAAACCCTGAATATCGAGAGCATTGCGAGATGCCCAGTGAACTAGAGAGCCGCGCAAAATCGCTGGACAAGAACTATTGACGCAACGCAACACTGCCTCATCCTGCGGACGAATTAAGGTAGAGCCACATTCCGGGCAAGTTTCTGGCATCTTGTAGGCAATAGTTTTCGTCGGACGTAACTCCGGCAACACCCGTAATACCTCCGGGATAATCTCCCCTGCCTTTCGAATTACCACCGTATCGCCCACCCGAATATCCAGCTCTTTGACGCGATCTTCATTGTGCAAAGTTGCTCGTTGCACAGTCGTTCCAGCGAGTTGT from [Leptolyngbya] sp. PCC 7376 includes:
- the gntT gene encoding guanitoxin biosynthesis MATE family efflux transporter GntT; translated protein: MAFLIPAPDRSFLPRFYRLAFVGILSNMMIPLASLVDSAFLGHLENINYLAGVILGGILFDYLYRILKFLRNSTNSLTANAVGKNDQTDILVVVLRCSLLALAIAAVMLLFQYPIHKFGFTLLSGSSEMEMAGLDYFNARIWGAPAVLLNFVVIGWFLGREMNWIVLLISFIGNGSNILFDYLMILQWGWESTGAGLATAISQYLALFIGLVAIAFTAKWQFLRDAWSRMLKGTDLSQTLSLKGNMLVRYFSWISAYSIFTNLSATFGTELLAENGLLLQIALLSQFTVQGVGMTSQTLIGNFKGQKQTQKILSVLKVALFTGLAIALSFALVTVFFPQTIFKILTNHADVTEMMQRSAMWLIPLLGLNAIAFMLESYFSGIKDGVTLRNSALFGFVFGFSPFVLLATHFQSENLLWAALTSYMGTVCLYLAYRLLRVYKFPILMVGQGETEVVKKVQISA